The proteins below are encoded in one region of Amycolatopsis acidiphila:
- a CDS encoding DUF6510 family protein produces the protein MNAPPDPGHRHLDGNALAGPLAELFALDLAAATITCAHCGSSGPLGAHHLYPDAPALVVRCPSCTEVVLRYASDSRGLRFEMTGTRLLTVAAPAE, from the coding sequence GTGAACGCACCACCGGACCCCGGCCACCGCCACCTCGACGGCAACGCGCTCGCCGGGCCGCTGGCCGAGCTGTTCGCGCTCGACCTGGCCGCCGCGACGATCACCTGCGCGCACTGCGGCTCCAGCGGCCCGCTCGGCGCCCACCACCTCTACCCGGACGCGCCCGCGCTCGTGGTGCGCTGCCCGAGCTGCACGGAGGTCGTGCTGCGGTACGCCTCCGACAGCCGCGGGCTCCGGTTCGAGATGACCGGAACCCGCCTGCTGACCGTCGCCGCGCCCGCGGAGTAG
- a CDS encoding class F sortase, with translation MRPDSLRRCRWPALLLALLAAVLLGGCGADPAPAAAPVAPASSVAPPARSAPTWVDLPSIGARSSLVQLGLNADRTIEVPPVDQPLQAGWYKYSPVPGQAGPAVILGHIDGNHQKGVFWRLHELKAGAQVQVGRADGGPLTFTVTRVDQVAKSSFPTDAVYGDTADPELRLITCGGAYDAANHNYLDNVIVYAKLAS, from the coding sequence GTGCGCCCCGACAGCCTCCGGCGCTGCCGCTGGCCCGCGCTGCTGCTCGCCCTGCTCGCGGCCGTGCTGCTGGGCGGGTGCGGCGCGGACCCGGCGCCGGCGGCGGCACCCGTCGCTCCGGCGTCGTCCGTGGCGCCGCCGGCCCGGTCGGCGCCCACGTGGGTGGACCTGCCGAGCATCGGCGCCCGCTCCAGCCTGGTCCAGCTCGGCCTGAACGCCGACCGCACGATCGAGGTGCCGCCGGTCGACCAGCCGCTGCAGGCGGGCTGGTACAAGTACAGCCCAGTGCCCGGCCAGGCCGGTCCCGCGGTGATCCTCGGGCACATCGACGGCAACCACCAGAAGGGCGTCTTCTGGCGGCTACACGAGCTGAAGGCCGGTGCGCAGGTGCAGGTCGGCCGTGCGGACGGCGGCCCGCTGACCTTCACGGTCACCAGGGTCGACCAGGTGGCGAAGAGCTCGTTCCCCACCGACGCGGTCTACGGCGACACGGCCGACCCCGAGCTGCGGCTGATCACCTGCGGTGGTGCCTACGACGCGGCGAACCACAACTACCTGGACAACGTCATCGTCTACGCCAAGCTGGCGAGCTGA
- a CDS encoding choice-of-anchor P family protein gives MRVTVLRSSGAIGLAAGALLAATIAPAAAATSGPGTGSAYGASATVSVLPGVLGAQGLTVDTGRLAASSTSGPGSASVVDAPLKGLVTAKAITSSANHSESSGQVRATASIVDAALPVLAPIAGRTPTAQAITAKCTSTADGVTGSSELAGLDLGRLGKLPVSTGPNREVGVPGVVRVIVNEQVRHADGSLTVNALHIELLGGKATAGLGSGDIVLASATCAAATTPPSTPATPAPGGGQVSVIPAGAPQTGDGSLATVIED, from the coding sequence ATGCGGGTCACAGTGCTGCGCTCGTCCGGTGCGATCGGCCTCGCCGCGGGCGCGCTGCTCGCCGCCACGATCGCCCCGGCTGCCGCGGCCACCTCCGGGCCCGGCACGGGTTCGGCCTACGGCGCCTCCGCGACGGTCTCGGTGCTGCCCGGCGTGCTCGGCGCCCAGGGCCTGACCGTGGACACCGGCAGGCTCGCCGCGTCGTCCACCTCGGGACCGGGCAGTGCCTCCGTCGTCGACGCCCCGCTGAAGGGCCTGGTCACCGCCAAGGCGATCACCAGCTCCGCGAACCACAGCGAGAGCAGCGGCCAGGTCCGCGCGACCGCGTCGATCGTCGACGCGGCGCTGCCGGTCCTCGCCCCGATCGCCGGGCGCACGCCCACCGCGCAGGCGATCACCGCGAAGTGCACCTCGACCGCCGACGGCGTCACGGGCAGCTCCGAGCTCGCCGGGCTCGACCTCGGCCGGCTGGGCAAGCTGCCCGTCAGCACCGGGCCGAACCGCGAGGTCGGCGTGCCCGGGGTCGTGCGGGTGATCGTCAACGAGCAGGTCCGCCACGCCGACGGCAGCCTGACCGTCAACGCGCTGCACATCGAGCTCCTGGGCGGCAAGGCCACCGCCGGGCTCGGCAGCGGCGACATCGTGCTCGCCTCGGCGACCTGCGCCGCCGCGACGACCCCGCCGAGCACGCCCGCCACCCCGGCGCCCGGCGGCGGTCAGGTGAGCGTCATCCCGGCCGGCGCGCCGCAGACCGGTGACGGCAGCCTCGCGACCGTGATCGAGGACTGA